The Gammaproteobacteria bacterium nucleotide sequence GTGCGAGCCGGGCACGCTGCAGCGTGCGCTGGATATCGGCACCGGCAGCGGCTGCATCGCGATTGCCGTTGCCGCTCACCTCGGTGTGGCGACCGATGCGGTGGATATTTCACCGGACGCGCTGGCGGTCGCAAAACAAAACGTCACTGCGCATGACCTGGAAGACCTGGTCAATGTTTTCGAGTCGGATGTGTATTCGGGCGTGGCCGGGCAGCGCTATGACCTGATTGTCAGTAACCCGCCATACGTATCGTCAACATCGATGTCGGCATTGCCGGACGAGTATGCCAGCGAGCCACAGCTGGCCCTGGCAGCCGGCAACGACGGGCTGGAAGTTATTCATCGCATCCTCGCCTCGGCGTGCGACCATCTCACGCCACACGGCGTGCTTGTGGTGGAATCCGGCGAGAGCAGTGCAGCGCTGGTAGCGGCGTATCCCGGGATTGGCTTCGAGTGGGTCAACTTCCAGCATGGTGGTGGTGGCGTATTCGTGTTGACGGCAGCAGAGCTGGCGCGCTGTCAGGCGCAGCTCAGCGGCAGGTGCGCCTGATGTCGGGTAATACCTTTGG carries:
- the prmB gene encoding 50S ribosomal protein L3 N(5)-glutamine methyltransferase codes for the protein MGGGRLSTSAIPRPAASAPIAVRAIIILELFINSILSRCSRALYHDAAFPTGSSVLQADELKTVGDLVRFGASRLNAAGVCFGHGTDNAADESRVLVFHALALDFDVPAYFYQARVTADERAAALEIIERRVSDGVPAAYLTGEAWFAGLRFEITPDVLVPRSPIAEMIQGGFVPWCEPGTLQRALDIGTGSGCIAIAVAAHLGVATDAVDISPDALAVAKQNVTAHDLEDLVNVFESDVYSGVAGQRYDLIVSNPPYVSSTSMSALPDEYASEPQLALAAGNDGLEVIHRILASACDHLTPHGVLVVESGESSAALVAAYPGIGFEWVNFQHGGGGVFVLTAAELARCQAQLSGRCA